The Candidatus Krumholzibacteriota bacterium DNA segment GTATTTTTCGGGGAATTCGGGGGGCAGTTCGACCGCGATGCCGATCCTGCCGATCATCTTCGATTCGGGGTCGCGCTCGATCCGCATCCGGACGGTGATATCCTCGTAGGGGATCTCGCGGTTCTGGCAGAAGTAGACGACGTAGACGCCGCTGCAGGTCGCCAGCGAGGCGAGGAAGAGATCGAAGGGCGCCGGGGCCGTGCCGTCGCCGCCCGCATGGACGGCCTGGTCGGTCTCGATCGTGTAGCCCTTGTAATCGGCGTAGACCTTCTTGTTGCCGGGAAAACTGACGAGCATGTCCATGGATGTCCTCCTTGCCGGCGCTGGGCGGGGAAGCCCGGGCGAGCGGGCGTACAATGAAAAATGCCTGAGGGGGGAGTCGAACCCCCACGGGGATAACCCCACTGCGCCCTGAACGCAGCGCGTCTACCAGTTCCACCACTCAGGCATCAA contains these protein-coding regions:
- a CDS encoding OsmC family protein; the encoded protein is MDMLVSFPGNKKVYADYKGYTIETDQAVHAGGDGTAPAPFDLFLASLATCSGVYVVYFCQNREIPYEDITVRMRIERDPESKMIGRIGIAVELPPEFPEKYVKPLLAAVNLCTVKKHLYDPPEIEVTAVTKS